The Brassica napus cultivar Da-Ae chromosome C7, Da-Ae, whole genome shotgun sequence genomic interval AATCTCCAACAAGTATCCCGagttacaaaacaaaaatacatttgGGGTTGGATTTTTGATAAGATGAATATTCAGACAActtttttatgtaaatatgtTCCTTTCTGTTTCAccacaaaacataaaacaaaagtaaCATCAAAAGACCGTCTTAGGTCAAGAAGACGAGAACGAAGAGGATGATGAACAAGACGAGCAAGAaacatatcatcatcatctgccCTTTCGCTCCTGCTTTCTTCATCACCATCCCCACTTTTTTCTGTACAAAGTGTAGCCTGTTCTTTGTACTGTCCATCTCCGTACCCAGTTCATCTATTATTCTCTCCTGCACCACCCCAcacccaaacaaaactttgatgtttctcttctttcaagatgttttatctttctttctcaTATTTTACTAACCTGTGCAACGAGTTCATCATGTATAGTAAGCCCCACTCCTCCAATTCTCTCTACACTTTTACTCAGCTCGTCCAACTCTTCGTCTTGCTGCCTGAAGTTGCCGCAACAAGCTGATTGTCAAGCAAAGAAGAGATTGCAAAATAAATAGACAAAAATGAAAGAGCTTTTACTTTATCAACAGCATTTGCCTATCTGACTCTGACTGCACAAAACCGTCATCGTCTCTTCCTCCATACTGATCGTATCTACTTGCTTCACTCGAGTTTGGCATTCTCATTAGCTCTCTCCGCACTTCACTTGCATTGCC includes:
- the LOC106390187 gene encoding syntaxin-61 isoform X2, which encodes MSPRSFLLTVEALSGRKVDELEKAVNVAAKDPALYGIDEAELERRRRWTSNARTQVRNVKTGVLAGKGSAGAGNASEVRRELMRMPNSSEASRYDQYGGRDDDGFVQSESDRQMLLIKQQDEELDELSKSVERIGGVGLTIHDELVAQERIIDELGTEMDSTKNRLHFVQKKVGMVMKKAGAKGQMMMICFLLVLFIILFVLVFLT
- the LOC106390187 gene encoding syntaxin-61 isoform X1, encoding MSSAQDPFYIVKEEIQDSIDKLQSAFHKWERISPGMGDQVHVTKELLANCGSIEWQVDELEKAVNVAAKDPALYGIDEAELERRRRWTSNARTQVRNVKTGVLAGKGSAGAGNASEVRRELMRMPNSSEASRYDQYGGRDDDGFVQSESDRQMLLIKQQDEELDELSKSVERIGGVGLTIHDELVAQERIIDELGTEMDSTKNRLHFVQKKVGMVMKKAGAKGQMMMICFLLVLFIILFVLVFLT